The following proteins are co-located in the Rickettsiales bacterium genome:
- a CDS encoding TolC family protein, with translation MRFFLLNIISFLALFFLSFESANAKVLQLEEVLSSSIKNYPKILEAQEKIKQKQGEVLSKEGYFDLEFNQNLFSKASGFYDGRVVDSKLEKRIPEFGSKIYTGYKISDGNFPIYEDQFNTNENGEYSVGLMFSLLRDRAIDSPRFNLISSQLALQQAEFEKLFTQVTIQYKSFNAYYNWVSAGLIYYVYKNLLEIAEKRQSAFEERVKRGDLAKIFLTENRQNILKRKSQLVEAERILNNQAFELSLFYRDKNGNPVTPSKENLPKNFQEINFEKTKKADFDFAKIRPDIKILISEIEIQRNKILIGENSINPRFDIAVEASKDRGAGSASLAEDEANIMAKVSIPLQRRLGQGQIDEARASISQLEKQKQLLLDNINAEISSIQVDLEANTEKQKITEEEVLLAKKMEQAEIKRFSNGASDFFVVNMREEKTAIAKINNILAKLDYLKSISRYYSTTIQLDKFQIN, from the coding sequence ATTTTTCTTAAGTTTTGAATCTGCAAATGCAAAAGTTTTACAACTTGAAGAAGTCCTTTCTTCTTCAATAAAAAACTATCCAAAAATATTAGAGGCACAGGAAAAAATTAAGCAAAAACAAGGCGAAGTTTTGTCAAAAGAAGGCTATTTTGATTTGGAATTTAATCAAAATTTATTCTCCAAAGCTAGTGGCTTTTATGATGGCAGGGTGGTTGATTCAAAACTAGAAAAAAGAATCCCAGAATTTGGTTCAAAAATTTATACAGGCTATAAAATTTCTGATGGTAATTTCCCAATTTATGAAGACCAATTTAACACCAATGAAAATGGCGAATATAGCGTTGGGCTGATGTTTTCTCTACTTAGGGATAGAGCGATAGATTCCCCAAGGTTTAATTTAATTTCCTCACAGCTCGCACTTCAACAAGCTGAATTTGAAAAATTATTCACGCAAGTTACCATTCAATATAAGTCTTTCAACGCTTATTATAATTGGGTTAGTGCAGGTTTAATTTATTATGTTTATAAAAACCTTCTGGAAATCGCAGAAAAAAGACAATCTGCCTTTGAAGAAAGAGTTAAAAGAGGTGATTTAGCAAAAATTTTCCTAACGGAAAATCGTCAAAATATCTTAAAAAGAAAATCGCAATTAGTTGAAGCTGAGAGGATTTTGAATAATCAAGCCTTTGAGTTATCCTTATTTTATAGGGATAAAAATGGAAATCCAGTAACACCAAGCAAAGAAAATTTACCAAAAAATTTTCAAGAAATTAATTTTGAAAAAACCAAAAAAGCTGATTTTGATTTTGCTAAAATCCGCCCTGATATTAAAATTTTAATTTCTGAAATTGAAATTCAGAGAAACAAAATTTTAATTGGTGAAAACTCAATAAACCCAAGGTTTGATATTGCAGTTGAGGCTTCAAAAGATAGGGGTGCTGGCTCAGCATCACTCGCAGAAGATGAGGCAAACATAATGGCAAAAGTTTCAATTCCCTTACAAAGGCGTTTAGGACAAGGGCAGATTGATGAAGCTAGAGCTTCAATTTCTCAGCTTGAAAAGCAAAAGCAATTATTACTTGATAATATCAACGCTGAAATTTCTTCAATTCAAGTTGATTTAGAAGCCAACACCGAAAAGCAAAAAATTACCGAAGAAGAAGTTCTGCTTGCCAAAAAAATGGAACAGGCTGAGATAAAAAGATTTTCAAATGGTGCTTCTGACTTTTTTGTAGTAAATATGCGTGAGGAAAAAACTGCAATCGCTAAAATCAATAATATCCTCGCAAAGCTTGACTATCTGAAATCTATTTCTAGATATTACTCAACGACAATCCAACTTGATAAATTTCAAATAAACTAA